Part of the Brassica oleracea var. oleracea cultivar TO1000 chromosome C8, BOL, whole genome shotgun sequence genome is shown below.
ATCAAGTAGCTTCTCCCCACCCACCCGATCCATCCCGCAATGTAGAGGAACAAAAGTCCAGGTGTTATGAACTCTCCCCAATGCCTCTGGTCTCCGTTCACTATCAGGTGTGGTAGCCCGTCTGCACCGCACAGAAGCCCGTACTTGCCGTAGTTGTCGAACCTAAACAACAAACATAATCAAAAAGATTTCAATTTCAATAGCAGATCAAAAACGGAACACACAATCATTATCATCACGAGGCATACCTGCGTTTGGTCTTCTCGATCTGAGCGTTAAGAGCAAGAGCAGGAGCACTCTCAGGAGCGTAGAGCTTGAGAGATGATTGGAGCTTCTTGATCTGTTGCTTCTCCCTCTTGGCGAACTGTTTCGACTCCTTGCAAGGGGTTAGGCCCGAGATATCAGCGGCGGCTGGCATCGGAGATGAGAGGAGGATGGAAGAGAGAGCCACCGCCGCTGAGAATGCCTTCATGGACTTGTTGTCATCGGTGGAGCAGACGAATCTCGCGGTGGATTTAGGTAAGGATTGAGTGAGAGTCTTCTTGTTGGGTCTCGGGTTGAGGACGAGGTTCGTCGGGATCGTGAGAGACATTGCTTTCCTCTGGAGTTGGAGACGACAAGTGTGGAGGAGATTGAGCTTAATAATACTTTTGAGTGGCAAATAAGATCAGTGGAGGAAGAGGAAGATAAGAAAAGACATCTCGTTCTGATGATGTGGCGTGTTGTGAGTGGTTGGTAAGCCAAACCTCGCGTGTTGTGAGTGGTTGGTAAGCCAAACCTCGTGCATAAGAGATTTTCCCGCGTTTTTATTTTTGTAGTTTTCACTCGTGTGTTTTGAAGATATGTGGACTTTAGCTACACACGACAAGACTTATCTTTATTTTATTTTAAAACTAGGGTGGACGGGTTAGTAACTGAAAAATGTATAATGTATCAAAAAATTTATTGAATATTTCAAATTTTTTTATTTAGTTTAAATTCTGAGTAATCTTTATACTGTAATACCAAAAATTACAATTATACAACATCTAATATTTTAATATTAAAATTATACATTTGTATATATCATCTATTTTGTTAACTCTAATATTTTGGTTGAAATGTTGTTTGTTATATTTTCATCATACTTTTTCCATCTATGTTTTGAATATATATTTTTTTTGTTGAAAACTTGAAATGCTGAAACAACCACACATTGTAAATTAATTTTTTGTTACTTTCTGCGAATCTAACGTGCTTGGTTGTTTGTAGAGCGTATGCTGGTGTGAGAAGTCATTTGTTGAAAGCATAATAGAAAGTCTTACAGAAACCGATGAATAAGGTCAGAGAAGTTGTTGTGCATCTTTATATTGTTTTTTCTTCTTAAAACAATAGACAAAAAGGTTGGTATCACAATGTTGTTTTAGTTACTTCAACCTCGTAGTCATAGTCGTAGTGATATGTTTTACCATGATATATATATTCATATTTTTATTTCCTGAATCTCTAATTATTTATTTTTAAAACTCTGTTATTTCGTTTTTAATGAAAAAACTTTGTTATTTTATAGCTATGTATTTTTTACTGTTGTGACTACAAATTTTTTTAGTTATTGATTTATATTTTAAGAATAATTTAAAATGTGAATAAATATTATCCTATGTTTAGCTTAGTTTTGCTTCCGATTTATATTTATTTGATTAAAATTTTGTCTACTACATCATCGTTTTATTGTCTTTTAATTACCATTTTGTAAACTAAAACGTTTCGTGTTTGTATATATTTGTGTATTAGTATAACTTGTATTATTACTTTCCTAGTTGTATAACATTTTGAAGATCATATCATGTTAAATTTATTAGTTTAGTTTTTTATTAGATTTGTAATTTATGTGCCTAGAAATTTTTATCGAATATATTTTCCCGAAATATAACTTGAGGCAAAAAAAAAAAATAACTTAAGGCTTTTTGGTCATCATGCTTGTTGCTAAGTCAAATACCAGTTGATGAGTATTTCTCCTTTATCTCTTTTTCTGATTCTTTGTATTCATGATAGGCAATGTATTTAAATTAAATCATACATGGTCGAAGTATACCATCTGGATCTAAATTACACACTCAATATTACTCTTGTATGTACGCACTAACTATGTTTTTGTTCAAGTCAAGTTTGAAAATTCTTGTACTCTAGCTTATCTTTCTGCCTTGATGTCATTAAATTGGAACAACTGCCTCATGAGAAGCTCTGCAGTCACGTCAGACGACTCCACCACAACTTTCATCCCCATTTACAGAAACTTTGTAAGATTGCAACTCGTAAACCCAATTAACTTTTGCAACTAATGGTAAAGTCCTCCACCGCTACTAATTTTTGCAAATCAAAAGCAACAAGCATAATCTCACATTCCCATTTTCCTACAAAAAAATGCCTTCAAAGCATCATTCTTTTCTGCTTTGTTTATTTTCTTTTTGTTGCAATGTTTATTTCATAATTTGAATCTTATTTCGGGTGAAGAGAATGATTTATTAATCGCAAATCATAGTCCATGTGAGATTTTTAAAGTTGTATAATAGAGATAGATATTTCATTTTGTTTGTTTATTAGTAATAATTATAAATTGTGTTACAAATAGTTTCAAACATTTTATAAGGAGTATTCAATTTATTGTGCTTTTGATCTCTTCTTCTTTACGAGTTTAGTTGAGTCATTGCTTCCATGACTTCAAATCAATACCAAAGTAATGTATTTTCAATCTCAGAAAGGAATTGACTGGTTTTGGGAGTTGGGTTTGTATCTAAATCACAGATCAATGGGTTAGTTGAACGTTTAAATTCAAATGGAGCTTTCAAAGGGATTCATTTATTTGTTGCAATTCTTAGTATTCCTTCTTTATTTCATTGGATTGTTGTTCCTGTGTATCATCAAAGGTATGTCCTTGAGCATTTCTTTCAAACCTTGCTTCTATGTTTCACACATATCTATTGATTCAATTTTTGGTGTCACCAAAAGTCTACATTTTCCATGAAATTTTCATTTTGGTCAGACAAAGAATTTACTTTTGATAACTCACAAAAGATTAGAATTGATTGAATCATTAATGAAAATGTACCTACAATAGAGAAACAGAGAAAGAAGCAATCTTTCTTAATTTTCTCCGTAGGCGTATTTATTTCTCCTTCTTATAATGGTCCAATATTGCGATTAAATGAAACCCACAACGAAATTCACAATAAAACTCACAACCATTGACTGACATCACTCAGGATGCTATTCTTGTTTAGGCGAGGCTATATTACTTGTGTGTGATCCAAATGACCCTAACCTCCCCAATGATGTCTGAATGAAAGCAGGGGTGGCCATCTAGGTGGAGAGCTATGAATTCATATTTAAAGACATGGAGGTGTTGAGACGAAAGCAATTAGATGTTGGTGTCAGGATTAGATTTTCATGAGTAACAATGGATGTGTTAGTAAAAAAAAAACAATGGAGGAGGTGAGGAGAAATGAATGAGAAGTAGAAATGATTTGTTTGTATCTACATGAAATTCAATTCTCAATTTAAATCGTTCAAAATTCACATATAAACAAAATAATATATTTATATTTAATTGAAAGTACCATAAAAATATAAGAATGCACA
Proteins encoded:
- the LOC106311390 gene encoding photosystem I reaction center subunit III, chloroplastic-like — encoded protein: MSLTIPTNLVLNPRPNKKTLTQSLPKSTARFVCSTDDNKSMKAFSAAVALSSILLSSPMPAAADISGLTPCKESKQFAKREKQQIKKLQSSLKLYAPESAPALALNAQIEKTKRRFDNYGKYGLLCGADGLPHLIVNGDQRHWGEFITPGLLFLYIAGWIGWVGRSYLIAISDEKKPAMKEIIIDVPLASRLIFRGFIWPVAAYRALLNGDLIAKDV